From the Conger conger chromosome 14, fConCon1.1, whole genome shotgun sequence genome, one window contains:
- the lrrc38b gene encoding leucine-rich repeat-containing protein 38: MLPCVLRFQPLLVLLSSISPSRGESCPTSCLCPDPHTVDCSGRGLTRLPEAIPLDVRRLLLSDNWIPRIPADFLVLYSDLVYLDLRNNSLSRIEPGTLSTSSRLVFLDLGSNNLTEIPRGTFGESRSLIKLRLGNNPYLSIVSEDAFLGLTSLRELELERNALSGLEVGALSKLPSLRVVRLEGNPWVCNCNFANLFAWLVANRHKLPNGVEDMECSLPTDGRMVALSQLSEDSFRECQVTLTLTDFLIIIFSGISVSVAAIMASFFLASTVHCFQRWSKGVKGEEEENEE, translated from the exons ATGTTGCCATGTGTTCTCCGGTTCCAGCCTCTCCTTGTCTTGCTCTCTTCCATCTCGCCGTCCCGGGGGGAGAGCTGCCCCACTAGCTGCCTGTGCCCAGACCCCCACACCGTGGACTGCAGCGGCCGGGGACTCACCAGACTCCCGGAGGCCATCCCCCTGGACGTCCGGCGGCTCCTGCTGTCCGACAACTGGATCCCCCGCATCCCCGCCGACTTCCTGGTGCTCTACAGCGACCTGGTCTACCTGGACCTGCGGAACAACTCGCTCTCCCGCATCGAGCCGGGGACGCTCAGCACCTCTTCCCGGCTGGTGTTCCTGGACCTCGGCAGCAACAACCTGACAGAGATCCCCCGAGGGACGTTCGGGGAGTCCCGGAGCCTGATCAAACTCCGCCTGGGCAACAACCCCTACCTGAGCATAGTCAGCGAGGACGCCTTCCTGGGCCTCACCTCCCTGCgcgagctggagctggagcgcAACGCCCTGTCCGGCCTTGAGGTGGGGGCGCTGAGCAAGCTGCCCTCCTTGCGGGTGGTTCGCCTGGAGGGCAATCCTTGGGTGTGCAATTGCAACTTTGCCAACTTGTTCGCCTGGCTGGTGGCAAACAGACATAAGCTTCCAAACG GTGTGGAGGATATGGAGTGCTCCCTCCCCACGGACGGGCGGATGGTGGCTCTGAGCCAGCTCTCCGAGGACAGTTTCCGGGAGTGCCAGGTCACCCTCACCCTGACGGacttcctcatcatcatcttctCGGGCATCTCCGTGTCGGTGGCCGCCATCATGGCCAGCTTCTTCCTGGCCTCCACCGTTCACTGCTTCCAGCGCTGGAGCAAGGGAGTGAAGGGCGAAGAGGAGGAGAACGAGGAGTAA